A stretch of DNA from Synergistaceae bacterium:
CGCAGCTGTCGGGAGGGCAGCAGCAGAGGGTGGCCCTGGCCAGGGCCCTGGTCTCCTCCTCCGACCTGATGGTGCTGGACGAGCCCATCTCCAACCTTGACGCGAACCTGCGGGAGGAGATGCGCTTCGAGATAAAGGAGCTGCAGCGCCGAACCGGGATCACGGTGATCTATGTCACCCACGACCAGGAGGCGGCCCTGGCTATCGCCGACCGCATGGCCATAATGGACTCAAGGGGCTACATAAGGCAGGTCGGCGCGCCGGAGCACGTCTACAAGAACCCGACGGACAGATACGTCTACCAGTTTCTGGGCGTGTCGAACTTCATCCCTCTCGAGCGAAAGGGCGACCGCTACTCTCTGGCCGGTGCTGAGGGCTCCCCCCTCTTCCCGTACGAGATACCCGTTGCACAGACTGCGGACAGGCTCTATGCGGCGTGCAGGCCAGTGGATATCAAAATCGGGGAGGGGCCGGTAGAGGGCGTGGTGAAGCACGTGGTCTATCTGGGCAATTTGTTCGAGTATCGGGTGATGCTTGGAGGGCGCGAGATACGGGTGCAGCAGGACTCCCACGAGGCGTTCGCGGAAGGGACGCCCGAGGAGGGGCGCGCCTGCGCCATGTCCCTGAGAAACCTCCGCTTCTACGAAAACGACGAGAGGGGGGACGCCTCGTGAGGCTGTTCAGACGCCGCGAGGGGGGCGTATCCGCGAGAATGTTCGGCGGCGGTTTCGACCTCAACCGGATACTGATGCTCGTCTGCCTTGCGATCCTGATCATCACGGTGGCCATGCCGATGATCATGATCGTGTACAACACATTCTTCTTCGGTTTCTCCTTCGACTGGGCGATGTTCTCGAAGGTGGTGTTCGACCCCGCCAACGTCGACGCCATGTGGAACACCATAGTGATCGCCTTCTGGGTCACCCTGGTCGGCACTCTGGTCGGCGTCTTCTACGCCTGGCTTATCGGCCGGACGAATATCCCGCTGAAGGGGCTGATGAAGACCCTGTTCGTCATCCCGTATATGTTTCCGCCGTTCATAGGGGCGGTCGCGTGGGGGCTGCTGCTGGCCCCGCGCTCGGGGTACATAAACAAGATGTGGATGGCCATGACCGGGACCAGAACCCCCCTGCTGAACATCAACAGCATCTGGGGGATAGTGTTCGTCGAGGTCTGCTACTACTTCCCGTTCGTCTTCCTGCAGGTCGTCAGCGCCCTTGAGAGGATGGACCCCACCCTTGAGGAATCGGCGCGCATCTCCGGCGCAAACCAGTTCTACGTCATCCGCAAGATCACTCTGCCGCTTGTCGTGCCGGCTATCGCTTCGGGCGCGATGCTCATTCTTATCTCCTCGCTGTCGCACTTCGGGGTGCCGGCCATGCTCGGATTCTCGCGCGGGATATTCACACTGCCCACGAAGATCTACGAGCTCATCAACAGGGCCGCGGGCAGTTTCGAGGGGATCAGGCAGGGTGCGGCGCTCTCGGTCCTTCTGGTGCTGGTGGTGGTCGCGGCCCTGCTGGTCCAGAGGTGGATAATGAGGGCCGGGCGCTACGACATCATACGAGGCAAGAGCATGAGGCCGATGCTCATCAACCTGAGGAAGTCCAGGTTTCCCCTGCTGGCGCTCTGCCTTGGAAGCCTGTTCGTCATTGTGATAATGCCGCTTTATATCATCTTCGCAGTGGGGGCGCTGAAGGCTTACGGGCTGCCTCTGACTTGGTCGAATATGTCGCTGAACAACTTTCACCACGTGCTCTTCTCGTCGCAGATGGCCAGGGACGCGATAAGAAACAGCTTCGTGCTGTCGATCTCATCGGCCATAATAGCCATGTTCGTCGGGACGATGATCGCCTACGTGGTGGTCAAGGTGAAGGTGCGCGGCAAGGCTCTGCTTGAGATACTGGCGCTGCTGCCCTACTCCATCCCCGGGCTGGTGCTGGCCATCGGGGTCATACTGATGTGGAGCGGCGCTTTTTACATCAACCTGTACAACACGATATGGATAATCCTCGTGGCGTACATCGCGCGCTACGTCGCCTTCGCCATGAAGAGCTCGTCCGCCTCGCTGGAGCAGGTGCACTACTCTCTTGAGGAGGCGGCCCGGTCGTGCGGCGCCACACACCTGGAGTCGCTGCGCGACATCACCCTGGCCCTGATCCGGCCCGGAATGGTCGCGGGTTTCTTCCTTATATTCCTGCCGGCCATGAGGGAGCTGACGACATCGGTGCTGCTCTACGGGCCATACACCCGCACTCTGGGAGTGGCGATCTATTCCATCAACGCGGAGGGCAACATAACCCAGGCGGCCGCCCTGTCGGCCATCGCAATACTCATCATCATGCTCGGTAACCTGGCCCTGCGCTTCGTTACCAGGGACAGGAGGAGCGTGTCATGAGCGAGGTCGTGCTGAAGAACGTGAGCAAGCGGTTCACCACCAGGAGCCTCGGCGAGGTCACGGCGGTCGACGGCTTCGACCTGACCGTGAGGGAGGGGGAGTGCTTCTCCCTGCTGGGGCCCTCCGGGTGTGGCAAGACCACCACCCTGCGTATGATCGCGGGCTTCGAGGACCTCAGCGATGGCG
This window harbors:
- a CDS encoding ABC transporter ATP-binding protein, yielding MAGVTFENVTISYDKKVIIDDLSLEIADGECFAILGPSACGKTTLIRGLCGFKSLDSGRISIGDRLVSSGDGRGVPPEKRKIGVVFQDYAVWPHYSVFENVYYPLKKRKVPKAEAKRRALDAIEQVRMEGYEERMPAQLSGGQQQRVALARALVSSSDLMVLDEPISNLDANLREEMRFEIKELQRRTGITVIYVTHDQEAALAIADRMAIMDSRGYIRQVGAPEHVYKNPTDRYVYQFLGVSNFIPLERKGDRYSLAGAEGSPLFPYEIPVAQTADRLYAACRPVDIKIGEGPVEGVVKHVVYLGNLFEYRVMLGGREIRVQQDSHEAFAEGTPEEGRACAMSLRNLRFYENDERGDAS
- a CDS encoding iron ABC transporter permease translates to MFGGGFDLNRILMLVCLAILIITVAMPMIMIVYNTFFFGFSFDWAMFSKVVFDPANVDAMWNTIVIAFWVTLVGTLVGVFYAWLIGRTNIPLKGLMKTLFVIPYMFPPFIGAVAWGLLLAPRSGYINKMWMAMTGTRTPLLNINSIWGIVFVEVCYYFPFVFLQVVSALERMDPTLEESARISGANQFYVIRKITLPLVVPAIASGAMLILISSLSHFGVPAMLGFSRGIFTLPTKIYELINRAAGSFEGIRQGAALSVLLVLVVVAALLVQRWIMRAGRYDIIRGKSMRPMLINLRKSRFPLLALCLGSLFVIVIMPLYIIFAVGALKAYGLPLTWSNMSLNNFHHVLFSSQMARDAIRNSFVLSISSAIIAMFVGTMIAYVVVKVKVRGKALLEILALLPYSIPGLVLAIGVILMWSGAFYINLYNTIWIILVAYIARYVAFAMKSSSASLEQVHYSLEEAARSCGATHLESLRDITLALIRPGMVAGFFLIFLPAMRELTTSVLLYGPYTRTLGVAIYSINAEGNITQAAALSAIAILIIMLGNLALRFVTRDRRSVS